From Rhododendron vialii isolate Sample 1 chromosome 10a, ASM3025357v1, the proteins below share one genomic window:
- the LOC131303857 gene encoding LOB domain-containing protein 36-like has protein sequence MTSTTTPCAACKLQRRKCTQECVFAPYFPPDQPQKFETVHKVFGASNVAKILSELAPAQREDAVNSLAYEADARLRDPVYGCVGLISILQHRLKQVQINLYNAKKELATYIGPQAMLPILNPQNYPQPQQQMVEAQQLAAVLAAREQQEIMRSYEQQQQQEFVRFGGRGFDPVGGNAFNQMNGSVVAGLGVGVGSFVDNSGYQIPQQGQEQEHSQSNQQQLQLQSQILIQQQQQLQVIPKQQQKRSGSEEGRSVV, from the coding sequence ATGACATCGACGACAACACCATGCGCTGCATGCAAGTTACAGCGCCGGAAATGCACGCAAGAGTGCGTGTTCGCTCCCTACTTCCCTCCGGACCAGCCCCAGAAATTTGAGACGGTCCACAAGGTGTTTGGCGCGAGCAACGTGGCCAAGATACTCAGCGAACTGGCACCGGCCCAGCGCGAGGATGCCGTCAACTCCCTCGCGTACGAGGCTGATGCCCGGCTCCGCGATCCAGTCTACGGCTGCGTGGGCCTCATATCCATCCTCCAACACCGGCTCAAGCAAGTCCAAATCAACCTCTACAACGCCAAAAAAGAATTGGCCACTTACATTGGGCCCCAGGCAATGTTACCCATTCTTAATCCGCAAAACTACCCTCAGCCACAGCAACAAATGGTGGAGGCGCAGCAGTTGGCAGCGGTTTTGGCAGCGAGAGAGCAACAAGAGATTATGCGGAGTTAtgagcaacagcagcagcaagaGTTTGTGAGGTTTGGTGGCCGTGGGTTTGACCCGGTGGGCGGAAATGCGTTCAACCAGATGAATGGTAGTGTGGTGGCGGGTTTGGGTGTGGGAGTGGGTTCGTTTGTGGATAATAGTGGTTATCAGATTCCGCAACAGGGACAGGAACAGGAGCATTCTCAGAGCAATCAGCAACAGCTTCAGCTTCAATCACAGATTTTGATTCAGCAGCAACAACAGTTGCAGGTGATTCCTAAGCAGCAGCAGAAGAGGTCCGGAAGTGAGGAGGGTCGGAGTGTTGTTTGA